One region of Pseudoalteromonas luteoviolacea genomic DNA includes:
- a CDS encoding DUF418 domain-containing protein produces the protein MRRIEAIDFLRGIAVIGLPLTNLMYMANFTSGSVAPSSQWSDEVISYLADIFAHGKFRTVFSILFGLSLCLLHAKLKEQRGAGIKSRLLILGGIGCIHGFVVWPGDILLNYALSGLLVLSVIRLDTCTLIKLVGCTILIPIGILILLIYQGGEQTNSYHIDLDEIRFSILGLLAFNFENYLSMLVLLPTITLWYVFGLMLIGVLLYRAYWQVNTTLPLWLCVFILIPLSVISSIVARSLFVADYRLIYDLLNWLCAIPLSVALVCIALNYHKAKAFQGTVFSYAGKNSLSLYLMQSVLGVWLFQFAFPTWKIYFTHTDYFLLFISFTTLQLALVWCFYRMSLRGPAEWGIAHCQKYFNRRE, from the coding sequence ATGCGCAGAATAGAAGCCATTGATTTTCTTAGAGGCATTGCTGTGATTGGCTTGCCTCTTACTAACTTGATGTACATGGCAAACTTTACTTCTGGAAGTGTAGCTCCCAGCTCGCAATGGAGTGACGAGGTTATAAGCTATCTTGCTGATATTTTTGCACATGGTAAATTCAGAACTGTATTTAGCATTTTATTTGGACTGTCACTGTGCTTACTTCATGCCAAACTAAAAGAGCAACGGGGCGCTGGAATTAAAAGCCGTCTTCTCATTTTGGGGGGGATTGGATGCATTCATGGTTTTGTTGTTTGGCCGGGTGATATTTTACTCAATTATGCGCTATCCGGTTTACTTGTTTTGTCTGTTATCAGGCTTGACACGTGTACTTTGATAAAGCTTGTTGGTTGCACCATCTTAATCCCAATCGGCATACTCATATTATTGATCTATCAAGGTGGAGAACAAACAAATAGTTACCACATTGATCTGGATGAAATTAGATTTAGTATTTTAGGACTCCTCGCGTTTAACTTTGAAAATTACTTGTCGATGTTGGTACTGCTTCCAACGATAACTTTGTGGTATGTCTTTGGTTTAATGTTGATTGGTGTATTACTCTATAGGGCCTATTGGCAAGTCAATACAACTTTACCTCTGTGGCTCTGTGTTTTTATATTGATCCCCCTTTCAGTGATTAGCTCTATAGTAGCTCGATCTCTATTCGTAGCAGATTATCGCTTGATATATGATTTATTGAACTGGTTGTGTGCAATTCCTTTGAGTGTTGCTTTAGTCTGTATTGCACTCAATTATCATAAAGCTAAAGCTTTTCAAGGGACTGTTTTCTCATACGCTGGCAAAAACTCTCTTTCGTTATATTTGATGCAGTCTGTGCTTGGGGTATGGCTTTTTCAGTTTGCTTTCCCAACATGGAAGATTTATTTCACGCATACGGACTATTTTTTACTATTTATAAGCTTTACTACCCTACAATTGGCATTAGTGTGGTGTTTTTATCGCATGTCATTGAGGGGCCCCGCAGAGTGGGGGATTGCACACTGCCAGAAATATTTTAATAGAAGAGAGTAA
- a CDS encoding ABC transporter substrate-binding protein, producing the protein MSLIKVFFLLFTLAFSSMSYAKNNFSVLFVNPSLEGEPFWGKVQKITEEAAAQLDVNIDVIYGDGNRHIQLAELKKYLDYRASPDYVILMLYPGGAEQTLTMLNNYGIKFITLEQTITGLEKEEIGFPKKRFEHWLGEIYFDNYQAGYDLAKSLHQKVLAGGHKGEVNGLAINGHYGSESDKRNQGAADYFKEHDINLQQTVHASWSKEQAYSKTKRLFKRYPQTHIIWSASDLMAMGAQTAVRQLVKNDAGKVAIGGFDWLSDSLALIEQETLTASVGGHFMMGGWALVSLFDFHYGAKYWQENNAITFNLSAITSDNVEEFLWISSSPDWSKLNYKGLSILDSRARSYDFSPEQLRQKQN; encoded by the coding sequence ATGTCGTTGATAAAAGTGTTTTTTCTGTTATTTACACTGGCGTTTTCGTCTATGTCTTATGCGAAAAATAACTTCTCTGTACTGTTTGTTAATCCGTCCTTAGAAGGGGAGCCTTTTTGGGGGAAAGTTCAGAAAATCACTGAAGAAGCGGCAGCTCAACTCGATGTGAACATTGATGTGATTTATGGTGATGGTAATCGCCATATTCAATTGGCAGAGCTTAAAAAGTATCTTGATTATCGAGCAAGCCCGGACTATGTCATATTGATGCTCTACCCAGGGGGAGCTGAGCAGACACTCACCATGCTCAATAATTATGGTATTAAGTTTATCACGCTCGAACAAACGATTACTGGACTTGAAAAAGAAGAGATTGGTTTCCCCAAAAAGCGCTTTGAGCATTGGTTAGGTGAAATATACTTTGATAATTACCAAGCAGGTTATGATCTCGCAAAATCTTTACACCAAAAAGTGCTCGCTGGTGGTCATAAAGGTGAAGTAAATGGATTGGCGATTAATGGACATTACGGGAGTGAGTCAGATAAACGCAATCAAGGTGCTGCAGACTACTTTAAAGAGCATGATATAAATCTTCAGCAAACGGTCCATGCCAGTTGGTCAAAAGAGCAAGCTTACTCAAAAACAAAACGTTTATTTAAACGTTACCCCCAAACTCATATTATTTGGAGCGCTTCAGATTTAATGGCTATGGGAGCGCAAACAGCAGTTAGGCAACTGGTGAAAAATGACGCAGGTAAGGTTGCTATTGGCGGATTTGACTGGTTGTCTGATAGTTTAGCATTAATTGAGCAAGAGACATTAACGGCTTCAGTTGGGGGGCATTTTATGATGGGGGGCTGGGCACTAGTGTCTCTGTTTGACTTTCATTACGGTGCGAAATATTGGCAAGAAAATAATGCAATTACCTTCAATTTGTCAGCTATCACAAGTGACAATGTTGAAGAGTTTTTGTGGATTTCATCTTCTCCAGATTGGTCTAAGCTTAATTATAAGGGCTTAAGCATTTTGGATTCGAGAGCGAGATCATACGATTTTTCCCCTGAACAGTTGAGGCAGAAGCAAAACTAA
- the rluF gene encoding 23S rRNA pseudouridine(2604) synthase RluF translates to MDTPKRLNKYISETGFCSRREADTLISEGRVSVNGQVAEMGLKVTDADNILVDNKPLKSKPKRVYIAYNKPVGVTCTTERKIKSNIVNAINYPERIFPIGRLDRPSEGLIFLTNEGDIVNKILRAGNNHEKEYIVTVDKVIDDKFIHGMRSGVPILGTVTKKCFVKKTGPKKFTITLTQGLNRQIRRMCEYFGYEVQTLKRVRIMNVNLNGLRAGEWRHLSEKEMSEINASIEGSSKTEEASVDSKKRTRPKESLSQNRNSSEKPRSKNRDNQARSDKPKRRSGKKPERVKGTLSLKR, encoded by the coding sequence GTGGATACACCAAAACGATTAAATAAGTATATCAGTGAAACTGGATTTTGTAGCCGAAGAGAAGCAGATACACTGATCAGTGAAGGCCGCGTGTCTGTAAATGGCCAAGTTGCTGAAATGGGCTTAAAGGTCACTGATGCAGATAATATTTTGGTAGATAATAAGCCTTTAAAATCCAAGCCTAAACGTGTTTATATCGCTTACAACAAACCTGTAGGTGTAACATGCACTACTGAACGAAAAATTAAAAGTAACATCGTCAACGCAATTAATTATCCTGAACGCATTTTTCCAATAGGAAGATTGGATAGGCCTTCTGAAGGGCTGATCTTTTTGACCAACGAGGGTGATATTGTTAATAAGATTTTGCGTGCTGGCAACAATCACGAAAAAGAATATATTGTTACGGTGGATAAAGTCATTGATGATAAGTTTATTCATGGCATGCGTTCAGGAGTACCAATTCTTGGCACGGTGACAAAAAAATGTTTTGTGAAAAAAACAGGCCCTAAAAAGTTCACAATCACGCTTACACAAGGGCTAAACAGACAGATCCGTAGAATGTGTGAGTACTTTGGTTACGAAGTACAAACACTGAAACGAGTTAGGATCATGAATGTAAATCTCAATGGGCTAAGAGCAGGTGAATGGCGCCATTTAAGTGAAAAGGAAATGTCAGAGATCAATGCTTCTATTGAAGGCTCTTCAAAAACGGAAGAAGCATCCGTTGATAGTAAAAAAAGAACACGACCAAAGGAGTCGTTGAGTCAAAATAGGAACTCATCTGAAAAGCCTCGCAGTAAGAATCGGGATAATCAAGCACGCTCAGATAAACCTAAAAGAAGGTCTGGCAAAAAGCCGGAGCGTGTAAAGGGGACGCTTTCACTGAAAAGATAA
- a CDS encoding IS4 family transposase, protein MELSEALARTSISRLTEFKSLADVLEPEIIQACLESNGVATLRKRKLPMDAMIWAVIGMSLFRTESVRQLINKLDIVLPQDVDYVARSAVTQARKKLGSNVVQDVFYRTAQTWHERAEHPHWNGLNIYGVDGVVWRTPDSAANSATFARTANKASYAGYPQVRMVCLMELSSHLILGSAFDSVSENEMNLASRLINHIPNNSLTLFDKGFYSLGLLHEWEQKGSNTHWLLPLKKGTQYEVIDSLGKQDKLVRLTTTPQAKKKRPDLPDSITVRLLTRRVKGKEVSVLTSMTDAMAYPASEIVDLYAHRWEIEMGYREMKQHLLESRFTLRSNLPELIHQELWGLLLAYNLIRYKMVLMAKSLKSVYPNQLSFRDASSHIIYKLTQMPIYAPGNVPKIILDIERNASQFKLEGKRERSYPRVLKVSKNRYPVAKSTNAAHLK, encoded by the coding sequence ATGGAATTGTCAGAAGCACTTGCACGCACATCTATCTCTCGCCTCACTGAATTTAAAAGCTTGGCTGATGTTTTAGAGCCAGAGATTATACAAGCCTGTTTAGAGTCCAATGGTGTAGCAACATTGCGTAAACGCAAGCTCCCAATGGATGCCATGATTTGGGCAGTCATTGGTATGTCCTTGTTCCGAACTGAATCCGTTCGTCAACTAATTAATAAGTTAGACATCGTCTTGCCTCAAGACGTGGACTATGTCGCCCGAAGTGCCGTCACTCAAGCTAGAAAAAAGCTAGGTAGCAATGTAGTACAAGATGTTTTTTACCGTACAGCCCAAACTTGGCATGAACGTGCGGAGCATCCACATTGGAATGGACTTAATATTTACGGTGTTGATGGTGTAGTTTGGCGAACGCCTGATAGCGCAGCAAATAGTGCGACCTTTGCTCGAACGGCCAATAAAGCCAGCTATGCTGGTTATCCGCAAGTCAGAATGGTCTGCTTAATGGAGTTAAGCAGTCATCTCATATTGGGGAGTGCCTTTGATAGTGTAAGTGAAAACGAGATGAACCTAGCGAGCAGACTCATTAACCATATTCCAAATAACAGCTTGACGCTATTCGATAAGGGGTTTTATTCACTTGGCTTGCTACATGAATGGGAGCAAAAAGGGAGTAACACGCATTGGCTGCTCCCCCTCAAGAAAGGGACCCAGTATGAAGTGATTGATAGCTTAGGGAAGCAAGATAAGCTGGTTCGTTTGACAACGACGCCGCAGGCTAAGAAGAAGCGCCCTGACTTACCCGACTCTATAACCGTGAGATTATTGACAAGGCGAGTGAAAGGAAAAGAAGTGAGTGTACTCACATCAATGACGGATGCAATGGCATATCCAGCTTCGGAGATTGTAGATTTATATGCACACCGCTGGGAAATTGAAATGGGCTATCGAGAAATGAAGCAACATCTATTGGAAAGTCGATTCACCTTGCGCAGCAATTTACCGGAGCTAATTCACCAAGAGCTATGGGGCTTGTTACTGGCTTACAACCTTATCCGTTACAAAATGGTATTAATGGCTAAATCACTAAAAAGTGTTTACCCAAATCAACTTAGCTTTAGAGATGCCTCATCACATATCATCTACAAACTTACTCAAATGCCTATATATGCTCCAGGAAATGTGCCTAAAATCATCCTGGATATAGAAAGAAATGCGAGTCAGTTTAAGCTTGAAGGAAAACGAGAACGAAGTTACCCGAGGGTATTAAAGGTGTCTAAAAACCGATACCCAGTTGCTAAAAGTACAAACGCCGCTCACCTTAAGTGA
- a CDS encoding efflux RND transporter permease subunit, with product MSLASWSIENKVISAMFAVLLFAAGGVSYFGLGQLEDPEFTLKKAMVITAYPGASPQQVEEEVTYPIENAIQSLPYVDYVTSISSPGKSQISVEMKSTYRKEDLKQIWDELRRKINDLTPQLPSGVQPPTIMDDFADVYGMLYGVTGAGYTYDELKDYVDFLRRELVLVDGVSKVTVAGEQQAQVIVEISTQKMSQLGISPNHIFSLLQTQNTVSNAGKIRVGNESIRLHPTGEFLDVSELENLLISQPGAKELIYLGDVATVSREYQEVPNHITRFNNNRALLVGISFTSGVNVVDVGVAIKKRLAELDYQKPYGIEVNSVYNQPAEVKKSVDGFIVSLLEAVAIVIIVLLIFMGVKSGILIGGILLLTVLGTFIFMKLFAIDLQRISLGALIIALGMLVDNAIVITEGILINLKRGQSKVKAAVNIVEQTKWPLLGATIIGITAFAPIGLSSDASGEFAGSLFWVLFISLLLSWVTAITLTPFFANMLFKEEIKAGSNEQQNDPYQGIIFTAYKALLAFSLRNRWATMLFMVILLGSAVVGFKSVKQSFFPASNTPMFYVDYWNYQGSDIRATSDNVKKIETFLRQHDSVTDVTATIGQGAPRFMLTYSPEKQYDAYGQLIIRVKTREDVTDMIAKVRAFSGENELDGQLKIKRMEIGPSTDAKIEARFSGPDPVVLRQLAAEAKAILENDPGAHSIKDDWRQRSKVLQPVFNEQKARRLGISKTDLDQLLLTSISGKQVGLYRDGTQMLPIVARSPEIERYSVENLQDLQVFSPVLNVYVPVSQIVDRFEVVWEDSLIMRRDRKRTITVMADHDVIGNETPAKLFTRIKADIEAIELPIGYKMEWGGEYESSSKAKTAIFGSLPLGYLSMFMITVLLFNSIKKPLVIWSTVPLAIIGVTAGLVAFQAPFSFMALLGLLSLSGMLIKNGIVLMDQINLEIDSGKAPYQAVFDSGVSRVRPVSMAAITTILGMIPLLFDVFFKSMAVTIMFGLGFATILTLIVIPVVYCLAFKIKAPESVQ from the coding sequence ATGAGCTTAGCAAGTTGGTCTATTGAGAATAAAGTCATTAGCGCGATGTTTGCCGTGCTGCTATTTGCTGCAGGTGGTGTCTCATATTTCGGTCTTGGCCAGTTGGAAGATCCTGAGTTTACCCTAAAAAAAGCCATGGTGATCACAGCCTACCCTGGCGCATCACCACAACAAGTAGAAGAAGAAGTCACTTATCCTATTGAGAATGCAATACAGAGCTTGCCATACGTTGATTATGTCACCTCTATTTCTTCGCCAGGTAAGTCTCAAATTTCAGTAGAGATGAAAAGCACTTATCGGAAAGAGGACCTCAAACAAATATGGGACGAGTTAAGACGCAAAATCAATGATCTTACACCCCAGTTGCCATCTGGTGTGCAACCGCCCACAATTATGGACGACTTCGCTGACGTATACGGGATGTTATATGGCGTGACTGGTGCAGGTTACACTTATGATGAGCTCAAAGACTATGTCGATTTTTTACGTCGAGAGCTCGTATTAGTAGATGGTGTAAGTAAGGTCACGGTAGCAGGTGAACAGCAAGCCCAAGTCATTGTTGAGATTTCGACCCAAAAGATGTCACAGTTAGGGATATCTCCTAACCATATTTTCTCATTACTCCAAACACAGAACACAGTATCGAATGCCGGTAAAATTCGTGTAGGAAATGAGTCTATTCGCCTGCATCCTACTGGTGAATTTTTAGATGTCTCTGAGCTAGAAAATTTACTGATATCTCAACCGGGTGCTAAAGAACTGATCTATTTGGGCGATGTCGCTACAGTCTCAAGAGAATACCAAGAAGTACCCAACCATATTACTCGCTTTAATAATAACAGAGCCTTATTGGTTGGTATTTCATTCACATCTGGTGTGAATGTGGTTGATGTAGGCGTAGCAATTAAAAAACGCCTCGCTGAATTGGATTATCAAAAACCTTACGGCATTGAAGTAAATAGTGTTTATAACCAGCCCGCTGAAGTTAAAAAGTCAGTGGATGGCTTCATAGTAAGTTTATTAGAAGCCGTTGCTATCGTTATCATTGTCTTGCTCATTTTTATGGGTGTAAAAAGCGGTATCTTGATCGGCGGTATACTTCTGCTAACCGTTTTAGGCACTTTCATCTTTATGAAGTTATTTGCCATTGATTTACAAAGAATCTCGCTTGGTGCTTTGATTATTGCATTAGGTATGTTGGTTGATAATGCCATCGTAATAACAGAAGGTATATTGATTAACTTGAAACGCGGTCAGTCAAAAGTAAAAGCTGCGGTTAATATTGTCGAGCAGACCAAGTGGCCACTACTTGGCGCGACCATCATTGGTATTACCGCTTTCGCGCCAATTGGTTTAAGTTCTGATGCCAGTGGCGAGTTTGCAGGTTCATTGTTTTGGGTGTTGTTTATCTCACTGCTACTAAGCTGGGTAACCGCTATTACTCTCACTCCTTTTTTTGCAAACATGCTTTTTAAAGAAGAGATTAAAGCAGGTAGTAATGAACAACAAAACGACCCATATCAAGGTATCATTTTTACTGCATACAAGGCATTACTCGCGTTTAGCTTACGTAATAGGTGGGCGACAATGCTCTTTATGGTCATACTGCTTGGCAGTGCGGTGGTTGGCTTTAAATCTGTTAAGCAATCATTTTTCCCCGCATCAAACACGCCGATGTTTTATGTAGATTATTGGAATTACCAAGGTTCGGATATCCGCGCGACTTCAGACAATGTAAAAAAGATCGAAACATTCCTCAGACAACACGACTCGGTAACAGACGTCACAGCAACTATTGGACAAGGTGCGCCAAGGTTCATGCTCACATATAGCCCTGAAAAGCAATATGATGCATACGGACAGCTTATTATCCGTGTAAAAACACGTGAAGATGTGACTGACATGATAGCAAAAGTCCGTGCCTTTTCTGGAGAAAATGAACTAGATGGCCAGCTGAAAATTAAACGTATGGAGATTGGCCCTTCTACCGATGCTAAAATTGAAGCCCGCTTCTCCGGTCCTGATCCAGTGGTTTTACGTCAATTGGCAGCTGAAGCCAAAGCCATTTTAGAAAATGACCCTGGCGCGCACAGCATTAAAGACGATTGGCGCCAACGTAGCAAAGTACTCCAACCAGTATTTAATGAGCAGAAAGCCCGTCGTTTGGGGATCAGCAAAACCGACCTCGACCAATTACTACTTACTAGCATATCTGGTAAACAAGTTGGCCTATACCGTGACGGTACACAAATGTTACCTATCGTCGCTCGCTCCCCAGAAATAGAGAGATACAGTGTTGAAAACTTACAAGACTTACAAGTATTTAGTCCTGTATTAAATGTTTACGTACCTGTTAGCCAGATCGTAGATAGGTTTGAAGTGGTCTGGGAAGATAGCTTAATCATGCGTCGAGATCGAAAACGTACTATTACGGTAATGGCTGACCATGATGTCATTGGCAACGAAACACCTGCAAAACTCTTTACTCGTATCAAAGCAGATATCGAAGCCATTGAACTGCCCATTGGCTACAAAATGGAATGGGGCGGTGAATATGAATCTTCCTCTAAAGCAAAAACAGCTATCTTTGGCTCTCTCCCTCTGGGCTATTTAAGTATGTTTATGATCACAGTGCTACTGTTTAACTCGATTAAAAAGCCTTTAGTCATTTGGAGTACTGTACCACTGGCCATTATTGGTGTTACAGCAGGACTGGTTGCTTTTCAAGCTCCATTTAGTTTTATGGCACTACTTGGATTGTTAAGTCTATCTGGCATGTTAATTAAAAATGGGATTGTTTTGATGGATCAAATAAACCTGGAAATCGACAGTGGTAAGGCACCTTACCAAGCAGTTTTTGACTCAGGGGTAAGCCGTGTAAGGCCAGTATCAATGGCTGCAATCACAACGATATTGGGCATGATCCCCCTGTTATTTGATGTGTTCTTTAAATCAATGGCGGTAACAATTATGTTTGGGCTTGGTTTTGCCACAATCTTAACCTTAATTGTTATACCGGTTGTCTACTGTTTGGCTTTCAAAATTAAAGCGCCAGAAAGCGTTCAATAA
- a CDS encoding efflux RND transporter periplasmic adaptor subunit, producing MFKRVLVLSSALLLGACQDEVIQSPNQDLVRPVKLHTVSDPAAAAIRHFPAEVVANQGSYLAFRVNGELIDFPILAGQEVKKGQLLAKLDPEDFELQFQQRKAQYELAALQLNRIESLFNKSTASKAEYDQALANKQVSESAYRIAQTNLQNSELRAPFDGTVAKVFVKNYENIVAKQNILRLETRDRMDVVIQVPEKLVARVNKDLDYHPTVVFDGFPDKSYSLTIKEWDTQADPVTLTYKVVFSLPIPEDFNLFAGMTGHVYIDPSKVMNLQKSSLLVPNEAVFSAQNEQIDNNHYVWVYNTKTNTVNKRHITLGEMRESSIEVLDGLKAGEIVVAAGVHHLKENLKVRPWTKERGL from the coding sequence GTGTTTAAACGCGTACTCGTATTATCATCCGCACTTTTACTTGGAGCTTGCCAAGATGAAGTTATCCAATCACCAAATCAAGATTTAGTTAGGCCAGTTAAGCTACACACGGTTAGTGACCCAGCGGCTGCAGCAATTAGACATTTCCCCGCAGAAGTTGTCGCCAATCAAGGTTCATACTTAGCATTTCGAGTCAACGGAGAGCTTATTGACTTTCCCATATTAGCAGGCCAAGAAGTAAAAAAAGGCCAACTACTGGCAAAGCTTGACCCTGAAGACTTTGAACTACAGTTCCAACAGAGGAAAGCACAATATGAGCTTGCAGCATTACAGCTCAATCGTATTGAATCCCTTTTTAACAAATCAACAGCAAGTAAAGCTGAATACGATCAAGCTCTCGCCAACAAACAAGTCTCAGAATCAGCGTATAGAATTGCACAAACAAATTTACAAAACAGTGAATTGCGTGCTCCTTTTGATGGCACTGTCGCAAAAGTATTTGTCAAAAATTATGAAAACATCGTTGCCAAACAAAACATCCTCAGGCTTGAAACTCGCGACCGAATGGACGTTGTCATTCAAGTACCGGAGAAACTTGTTGCACGTGTAAACAAAGATTTAGATTATCACCCAACCGTTGTTTTTGACGGTTTTCCCGATAAATCATACTCATTGACCATAAAAGAGTGGGACACTCAAGCAGATCCGGTTACTTTGACATACAAAGTCGTTTTTTCACTTCCCATTCCTGAAGATTTCAATCTATTTGCAGGTATGACTGGACATGTGTATATCGACCCTAGCAAAGTAATGAACTTGCAAAAAAGTTCACTCTTAGTCCCTAACGAAGCTGTATTCTCAGCTCAAAATGAGCAAATTGACAATAACCACTACGTTTGGGTGTATAACACTAAAACGAATACGGTCAACAAACGTCATATCACGCTGGGTGAAATGAGGGAGTCGAGCATTGAAGTTTTAGATGGGCTTAAAGCAGGTGAAATTGTGGTTGCCGCTGGCGTACATCATTTAAAAGAAAACTTGAAAGTGAGACCTTGGACAAAAGAGCGAGGCTTATAA
- a CDS encoding LysR family transcriptional regulator: protein MKLSDLEVLHVVAHSQSLNDAAKRLFKTQPAVTQALKRLSTELGFPLVTREEYRIKLTEQGQRFYKEAVKLIEHHENLKSMAADFAQGNEPKFNICYEAMSYDYSCNELIKRTFRQFPSTAFEITSGKRFVALDRVNQGLSDIGVGPWFNLFHATGDLESVAIGEVKLGLVAKKGLLPSKLTFEALNQYPCLAMTESGFEFDSDRLEYSKSRSVMKLDDIATIKMFLLQGLGFAIVTLNHCEQELEQGLLEQIRVSDRQDQFTVDIHAFRRQLPHHGSVAQYLWEGFKELGKQYSER, encoded by the coding sequence ATGAAGTTGTCGGATTTAGAAGTGCTCCATGTCGTTGCTCATTCTCAAAGCCTTAATGATGCAGCTAAACGTCTATTCAAAACACAACCTGCGGTAACACAAGCGTTGAAAAGATTAAGTACTGAGCTGGGCTTTCCCTTGGTTACTAGAGAGGAGTATAGAATTAAGCTTACAGAACAGGGTCAGCGCTTTTATAAAGAAGCAGTAAAATTGATTGAGCATCATGAAAATCTTAAATCAATGGCTGCGGACTTTGCCCAGGGAAATGAGCCAAAATTTAATATTTGTTATGAAGCAATGAGTTATGACTATAGCTGTAATGAGCTTATTAAACGTACGTTTCGGCAATTTCCGTCAACAGCGTTTGAAATTACCAGTGGTAAGCGTTTTGTTGCACTGGATAGAGTGAACCAAGGTTTATCTGATATTGGAGTCGGACCGTGGTTTAATTTGTTTCATGCAACAGGAGATTTAGAGTCTGTAGCGATTGGTGAAGTAAAGCTGGGACTGGTTGCCAAAAAGGGCTTGCTGCCGAGCAAATTGACATTCGAAGCGTTAAATCAGTACCCATGTTTGGCAATGACGGAGAGTGGGTTTGAGTTTGATAGTGACCGTCTAGAGTATTCAAAAAGTCGCAGTGTCATGAAACTTGATGACATTGCAACAATCAAAATGTTTTTATTGCAAGGACTTGGTTTTGCGATTGTGACATTAAACCACTGTGAACAAGAGTTAGAACAAGGGTTGCTTGAACAAATAAGGGTTTCAGATAGGCAAGATCAGTTCACTGTTGATATCCATGCGTTTAGAAGGCAGTTACCCCATCATGGCTCTGTTGCGCAGTATTTGTGGGAAGGGTTTAAAGAGTTAGGTAAGCAGTATAGTGAACGATGA
- a CDS encoding MGMT family protein: MNDEFKQNVYTLIGAIPKGNVATYGQIAKLAGAPKHARSVGYLLKHLPGDSTLPWHRVINSQGKISFPTDSEKFNAQSLKLREEGVEMLNGKISLGKYLWR; the protein is encoded by the coding sequence GTGAACGATGAATTCAAACAGAATGTATACACACTTATAGGCGCTATTCCGAAAGGGAATGTCGCTACTTATGGTCAAATAGCAAAGCTTGCTGGTGCTCCCAAACATGCGCGTTCGGTGGGCTATCTATTAAAGCATTTGCCAGGTGACAGCACTTTACCTTGGCACAGAGTGATCAACAGTCAGGGGAAAATTTCTTTTCCAACTGACAGTGAGAAGTTTAACGCCCAGTCGCTGAAGCTTCGGGAAGAGGGTGTAGAGATGCTTAATGGAAAAATATCTCTTGGCAAGTATTTGTGGCGTTAA
- a CDS encoding LON peptidase substrate-binding domain-containing protein, with the protein MKRALFPLSVYILPQGYTRLRIFEPRYLHMVKTAMKEHSGFVLCHSDKTSTTEVSREGVFVEIVDFSQDSGGQLLIDVYARHRVLISDVSTDELNLKYGWCETVDKPLWELGSDGFVYHERLADLLRDLFVVNTELNDLYKKKNYADPIWVAARWLELLPLTLTQKQKIQSCRTYQAVAGVLFEVFDEQE; encoded by the coding sequence ATGAAACGAGCACTTTTTCCTTTATCAGTATATATTTTACCGCAAGGCTATACGCGGTTACGTATATTCGAGCCACGCTATTTGCATATGGTTAAAACGGCCATGAAAGAGCACAGTGGTTTTGTGTTGTGTCACAGCGATAAAACGTCTACGACAGAAGTTTCACGAGAAGGTGTATTTGTTGAAATTGTTGACTTTTCACAAGACAGCGGCGGTCAGCTGCTTATAGACGTATATGCTCGGCACAGAGTGTTGATTTCAGATGTGTCGACTGATGAATTGAATTTAAAGTATGGCTGGTGTGAGACGGTTGATAAGCCATTGTGGGAACTTGGTAGTGATGGCTTCGTTTATCATGAACGTTTAGCTGATTTGCTGAGAGATCTATTCGTGGTTAACACTGAGCTCAATGATCTTTATAAAAAGAAAAATTATGCGGATCCGATTTGGGTTGCAGCCAGGTGGTTGGAGTTGTTACCGCTCACGCTGACTCAAAAGCAAAAAATTCAAAGCTGTCGAACTTATCAAGCCGTAGCGGGCGTTTTGTTTGAAGTTTTTGATGAACAAGAGTGA